A region from the Gloeocapsa sp. PCC 73106 genome encodes:
- a CDS encoding filamentous hemagglutinin N-terminal domain-containing protein translates to MKPINYQICLISSVLLLSSPVQGQIEADNSLPMPTQVRRVNNGVEIREGTSAGVNLFHSFTNFSVPEGDTANFINNNPAIRNVISRVTGLNPSEILGKIKAGGSATNFNLFLVNPQGIIFGPHASLDLNGSFVATTAEGIQFDNYGYFSAINPNDPSLLRVQPSAFFFNQIRPNSIQVNSQPIGLQVPNKESLILLGGNIAIDGGYLTAPNGRIELGGLNTTGTVRLNSGEHLSLSFPEGVAKANVLIDNFAVINTASNGIGSIAIAAENIRILNYSELQAGISRAQAGEGDNPGAITLNADGKVLIKNSFIANTVGLFPYEDRGIEAIGGKSGDIVIKAGKLDIVALSLIETAVYSAQERADAGNIIFEVPGGHVRLREEGVVLNEDGTVSLFAPLVQSAINTFQDSSVEGNAGNITITAQSLSLSDGSAITASIFGKGDAGDIVIRVEDMVSLKTSTDTEVTQIRTTVENGGNGNAGTIDLQASSLSLKDGAQLAGFVEDEGIGRGSNIIVNVSDFVDISGTEYSGGQNNPSGIYASSDRKVEGQKGIPGNITINTNSLNLSDGGIIISRTANPVPSGQITINAQTIEATGNDTSISAEARVNGTGGDIIITTERLNLLDGAEVKVDSSAQAGNIEINADSLFLQRGAIRAETGANEGEIGANITLNIAESITLSRQSKITATANGQADGGNIAIDTRFLIALPPTRGNGSDIIAKADQGNGGLITIDALGIFNIRQQQAILNNRTNDLDASSETSTGEIRINQEAVFESDFFELPEIIIDPTTLIAQNVCQRGVKSEFFITGRGGLPPGLNDDLSSDATRVDLVEPVLTEVGDARETVETAVESSIVPAQGWVFNERGQIVLVAYDPTVTGSQRLPKTEEVCP, encoded by the coding sequence ATGAAACCTATTAACTATCAAATCTGTTTAATTAGTAGTGTTCTACTTCTGAGTTCACCGGTTCAAGGGCAAATAGAAGCTGATAATAGCTTACCCATGCCCACCCAGGTGAGAAGAGTTAATAATGGTGTAGAGATTAGAGAGGGAACCTCTGCAGGAGTTAACCTCTTTCACAGTTTTACCAATTTTTCAGTTCCAGAAGGAGATACCGCCAATTTTATTAACAATAATCCAGCGATTCGCAATGTTATTAGTCGCGTCACAGGCTTAAATCCCTCTGAGATTCTAGGCAAAATCAAAGCAGGAGGATCAGCCACAAATTTTAATTTATTCCTAGTCAATCCCCAGGGAATTATCTTTGGTCCCCACGCGTCACTTGATCTTAATGGGTCGTTTGTAGCGACAACAGCCGAGGGAATTCAATTCGATAATTACGGCTATTTTAGTGCGATCAATCCCAATGATCCTTCACTCTTGAGGGTACAACCTTCTGCATTCTTTTTTAACCAAATAAGACCTAACTCTATTCAAGTTAACAGTCAACCAATAGGTCTACAAGTGCCTAACAAAGAAAGTTTAATTCTCTTAGGAGGAAATATAGCAATAGACGGAGGGTATTTGACAGCCCCCAATGGACGAATCGAGCTAGGTGGCTTAAACACCACGGGGACAGTAAGATTAAATAGTGGTGAGCATCTGAGTTTGAGCTTTCCTGAGGGAGTAGCTAAAGCAAATGTCTTGATAGATAATTTTGCAGTAATAAACACTGCTAGTAATGGGATAGGTAGTATCGCGATCGCTGCAGAGAATATCAGGATCTTAAATTATTCTGAATTGCAAGCAGGAATTTCAAGAGCACAAGCAGGAGAGGGAGACAATCCAGGGGCGATTACTCTTAATGCAGATGGAAAAGTGCTTATCAAAAATAGTTTTATTGCTAATACAGTAGGTCTTTTTCCCTATGAGGACAGAGGAATAGAAGCTATTGGAGGAAAGAGTGGAGATATTGTGATTAAGGCGGGAAAACTAGATATTGTTGCTTTGAGTTTAATAGAAACAGCAGTATACTCAGCTCAGGAAAGAGCCGATGCAGGTAATATTATTTTTGAGGTTCCTGGTGGTCATGTCAGACTGAGAGAAGAGGGAGTAGTATTGAACGAAGACGGAACAGTATCTCTATTCGCACCATTAGTACAAAGTGCTATAAACACTTTTCAAGACAGCTCTGTTGAAGGCAATGCGGGCAACATTACCATTACAGCACAATCACTTTCTCTATCAGATGGTTCAGCAATAACGGCTTCTATTTTTGGAAAAGGAGATGCAGGAGATATTGTCATTCGAGTTGAGGATATGGTTTCCCTCAAAACATCTACTGATACAGAAGTTACTCAAATTAGAACGACAGTAGAAAATGGAGGAAATGGTAATGCAGGGACAATTGATCTGCAAGCAAGCTCCCTATCTTTAAAAGATGGTGCACAATTAGCTGGTTTTGTTGAAGATGAAGGGATTGGCAGGGGAAGTAATATTATCGTTAATGTTTCTGATTTTGTGGACATTTCTGGTACAGAGTATAGTGGAGGTCAGAACAATCCCAGTGGTATTTACGCTAGTTCCGATCGCAAAGTAGAAGGACAAAAAGGAATACCAGGTAACATTACGATTAACACCAATTCTTTGAATCTTTCCGATGGAGGTATAATCATCTCCAGAACAGCAAATCCTGTCCCAAGCGGGCAAATTACCATCAATGCTCAGACAATTGAAGCCACAGGTAATGATACCAGTATATCCGCAGAAGCACGAGTAAATGGTACAGGAGGGGATATCATCATCACCACAGAGCGATTAAATCTTCTCGATGGAGCAGAAGTTAAAGTAGATAGTAGTGCGCAGGCGGGTAATATTGAGATTAATGCTGATTCTCTCTTCCTTCAACGTGGTGCGATTAGGGCAGAAACTGGCGCCAACGAAGGAGAAATAGGAGCCAATATTACTCTCAACATAGCAGAATCAATAACCCTGTCCAGGCAAAGCAAAATTACTGCCACTGCCAATGGTCAAGCCGATGGAGGTAACATCGCCATTGATACGAGATTTCTCATCGCTTTACCGCCAACACGAGGGAATGGTAGCGACATTATCGCTAAAGCTGACCAGGGAAATGGAGGTCTAATTACGATTGACGCACTAGGAATCTTCAATATTCGGCAACAGCAAGCCATTTTGAACAATCGAACCAATGATCTTGATGCTAGTTCAGAAACTTCCACAGGAGAAATACGCATCAACCAAGAAGCCGTATTTGAATCTGACTTCTTTGAACTTCCAGAAATTATTATTGACCCCACTACTTTGATCGCTCAAAATGTATGCCAACGTGGTGTAAAGAGTGAGTTTTTTATTACCGGTCGAGGTGGCTTACCTCCGGGGTTGAACGATGATCTCAGCAGCGACGCTACTCGGGTAGACCTGGTGGAACCTGTTCTGACAGAAGTGGGAGACGCAAGAGAGACGGTAGAAACTGCAGTAGAGAGTTCAATTGTTCCTGCTCAAGGATGGGTATTCAATGAGCGAGGTCAAATTGTCCTTGTTGCCTACGATCCCACCGTCACCGGATCTCAACGCCTACCCAAGACTGAGGAAGTATGTCCTTAA
- a CDS encoding nucleotidyltransferase family protein, translated as MMLSLLDVSAQEITLFCKQWKIRELSLFGSILRDDFTPKSDIDFLVSFQPDAQWSLLDLIKMEYQLQEILKRKIDLVVKETIENSDNWIRKQSILKNTKIIYGEGSSNSIGYC; from the coding sequence ATGATGCTTTCTCTGCTCGATGTATCAGCTCAAGAAATAACACTTTTCTGTAAACAATGGAAAATCAGAGAACTCTCTTTGTTTGGCTCAATTCTACGTGATGATTTTACGCCTAAGAGTGATATTGATTTCCTTGTTTCATTCCAACCTGATGCCCAATGGAGTTTGTTAGACTTGATAAAAATGGAATATCAGCTACAAGAAATACTGAAGCGAAAAATAGATTTAGTTGTCAAAGAAACTATTGAAAACAGCGACAACTGGATTCGTAAACAATCTATACTAAAAAACACTAAAATTATTTATGGAGAGGGATCAAGCAACTCTATTGGATATTGTTAA
- a CDS encoding muconolactone Delta-isomerase, whose translation MLYFIDFQVEYSPNITQKDLLKIWVEEASAALAAKQSGIVVDLWKCVGERRVLAVVNVDSPDTLDQILFTLPIMKAMGQYVQVKVTALRRYEDFAADIQKWLNE comes from the coding sequence ATGCTTTATTTTATAGACTTTCAGGTTGAGTACAGCCCGAATATAACTCAGAAAGATCTGCTGAAAATCTGGGTAGAAGAAGCGAGTGCAGCTTTAGCGGCGAAACAGTCAGGGATTGTCGTTGATTTGTGGAAATGCGTCGGAGAAAGAAGAGTTCTAGCGGTTGTCAATGTTGACTCACCCGATACCTTGGATCAAATCCTCTTTACCTTACCCATAATGAAAGCGATGGGACAATATGTGCAGGTTAAGGTTACAGCATTACGTCGCTATGAAGATTTCGCCGCAGATATTCAAAAGTGGTTGAATGAGTGA
- a CDS encoding protein kinase, with the protein MYRTIDKSGGQEKIARINCKSFCLDIDAEKTYGEYLTKLVLFSQGRKRKSKPQKIEEVSIMDTPLKAGEILNSRYRILSLIGHGGFGRTYLAEDLNRFNEHCVIKEFAPRLQNRFVVKKAQELFEREAQVLYRLQHAQIPKFYELFRWTYQDKQYLFLVQEYIEGQTYQTIGNLRFSQGIRCTETEISNLLRQLLPVLEYIHSMGLIHRDISPDNLMLRSTDELAVLIDFGSIKDTCTPGQLPIDCQSSMGTALGKRGYAPPEQMNQGLVGAHTDLYALAATAIVLLTGKKPQELIDPNSYQWHLPEDLALSCNLKWMLTTMLSPEPSDRFTSALEVKRALKKSSTRAA; encoded by the coding sequence ATGTACCGAACTATAGATAAATCCGGTGGTCAAGAAAAAATTGCTCGTATTAATTGTAAATCTTTCTGCTTAGATATTGATGCGGAAAAAACCTACGGGGAATATTTAACTAAACTCGTCCTTTTTTCCCAGGGGAGAAAGCGTAAATCTAAACCTCAGAAAATTGAAGAAGTGTCAATTATGGACACTCCACTCAAAGCTGGTGAGATTTTGAATTCTCGATATCGGATTTTATCTTTAATAGGGCATGGTGGTTTCGGTCGTACTTACTTGGCAGAAGATCTTAATCGCTTTAACGAACATTGTGTTATTAAGGAGTTTGCCCCTCGACTTCAGAACAGGTTTGTTGTCAAAAAAGCACAGGAGCTATTTGAACGAGAAGCACAAGTTCTCTATCGGTTGCAACACGCCCAAATACCCAAGTTTTACGAATTATTCCGTTGGACATATCAAGATAAGCAATACCTGTTTTTAGTACAAGAATACATTGAGGGTCAAACCTACCAAACTATAGGCAATCTTCGCTTCTCACAAGGAATCAGATGCACGGAAACCGAAATAAGTAACTTGCTCAGACAGTTGTTACCTGTTCTAGAATATATTCACTCTATGGGCTTGATACACCGTGATATCTCTCCTGATAATTTGATGTTGCGGAGTACAGACGAACTTGCGGTGCTGATAGACTTCGGTAGTATAAAAGATACTTGCACCCCAGGGCAATTGCCAATCGATTGTCAATCTTCGATGGGAACAGCCCTAGGCAAAAGAGGTTACGCCCCTCCAGAACAAATGAATCAGGGGCTCGTTGGTGCTCACACGGATCTTTATGCTTTAGCAGCAACCGCGATAGTGTTGCTAACAGGAAAAAAACCTCAGGAATTGATTGATCCTAATAGTTACCAGTGGCATTTACCAGAGGATTTAGCTCTTAGCTGTAACCTAAAATGGATGCTAACGACGATGCTATCCCCGGAGCCAAGCGATCGCTTTACCAGTGCGCTAGAGGTCAAACGAGCTCTTAAAAAAAGCTCAACTCGAGCGGCTTAA